The Longimicrobiaceae bacterium sequence CGGGGACGGCGACCCGCTCGGTAAAGCCGCCGTTGGTGTGCTCGCCCAGGATGCGGTACTCGGGGCAGAGCGACACCTCCCCCGCCACGCACCACTCGCAGCGCCCGCAGGAGAGCGAGGGGTTCACCACCACGCGCTCCCCCACCTGCACGCCGGCCGCACCGTCGCCCAGCTCCTCCACGGTCCCCGCCACGTCGGAGCCGCCCACGTGGGGCATGGTGGTCTCGATGGGAAGCCCCCGCCGCACCCACAGGTCCAGGTGGTTGAGTGCGGCGGCGCGCACGCGCACCAGCACCTCGCCGGGGCCGGGCCGCGGCTCGGGGACGTCCTCGATGCGGACCACCTCGGGGCCGCCGTTCTCGTGGAAGATGGCTGCGCGCATGGAAACGGCGGGGCGGGTTGCGGGGGACAGGGACGGCCGGCTGCGGCACCCCGAAGGTGGCCTTCCGGCGGCCGCGTCGCAAGGTCGAGACGGGCGATCGAGAGCCTTGTGATGCGGCCGGCTGCAACGGCATCTTGGGATCTCCCCCGCCGCCCGCGGCTGCCCCGCGAGCCCCCGAACCCCAGGGTCGCCATGGAACAGAGTCCGCTGATCTCGATCGGCCTGCCGGTCGCGCTGTTCGTCATCATGATGGGGATCGGCCTGACGCTCACCGCCGGGGACTTCCACCGCGAGGCGCGGCAGCCCAGGGGGGTGATCGTCGGGACCCTGGCGCAGCTGCTGATGATGCCGGCGCTCGGCTTCGCGATCGCGGCGCTGCTCCGCCTGCCGCCGGCAATCGCGGTGGGGCTCGTCATCGTGGCGGCCTGCCCGGGCGGGAGCACGTCGAACCTGGTCGCCTACCTGGCGCGCGCCAACGTCGCCCTGTCCATCGTGCTGACGGTGCTGGCGAGCGTCGCCGCCATCGCCACCCTGCCCCTCTACGTCAACCTCGCCCTCGCCTGGCAGCCGGCCGGCGCGGAGGTGGCCGTGCGGATGCCGGTCGGGCAGACGGTCGCGCTGCTGGTCGGGATCATCCTGGTCCCCGTCGGCATCGGGATGATGGTCCGGCGCCGCGCGCCTGAGCGGGCCGCGTCGCTGGAGAAGGCGGTGTCGCTCTTCGGCGGCGTGGTCCTGGTGCTGCTGATCGCCGCCATCGTCCATTCGGTGCGCGACCGGTTCTGGGAGCTGATCGCCACGGCGGGTCCGGCGGCGATCCTGCTCAACCTGGGCGGCATCGCCGCGGGCTGGCTGGCCGCCGCCGCGGCGGGCCTGTCGGCCGCGGACCGGCTGACCGCCGGGATCGAGCTGGGGGTGAAGAACTCCACCATCGGGATGCTGGTGGCCATCACCGTGATCGGCTCGGACACGATGGCCGTGCCCTCGG is a genomic window containing:
- a CDS encoding bile acid:sodium symporter family protein; translation: MEQSPLISIGLPVALFVIMMGIGLTLTAGDFHREARQPRGVIVGTLAQLLMMPALGFAIAALLRLPPAIAVGLVIVAACPGGSTSNLVAYLARANVALSIVLTVLASVAAIATLPLYVNLALAWQPAGAEVAVRMPVGQTVALLVGIILVPVGIGMMVRRRAPERAASLEKAVSLFGGVVLVLLIAAIVHSVRDRFWELIATAGPAAILLNLGGIAAGWLAAAAAGLSAADRLTAGIELGVKNSTIGMLVAITVIGSDTMAVPSAVYGLLMYASAFALVAYGQRTLAPLEARRARTLDDGAAPGTADAASGSAGAR